In Pseudoxanthomonas sp. SE1, the genomic stretch TGCCCGCCGAGATCTGCCATGCCGCCTGCGGGATCGCCACGTATACACGCGAGGTCGAGGAATCCAAACAGATCACCGCCAGCCGATTCCCCAAGGTCGTCATCTCGGCCAGCGGCATGGCGACGGGCGGTCGCGTGCTGCACCATCTCGCAGCGTTCGCGCCCAGGCGCGAGAATACGATCCTGTTCGCCGGCTACCAGGCCGCGGGGACGCGCGGCCAGGCGATGCTGCAAGGCACGCGCGAAATCAGGATTCACGGTCAATGGGTGCCGGTCAATGCGCAGGTCGCCAACCTGCCGGAATTGTCCGCGCACGCCGATGCCAACGAGCTGATGCGCTGGCTCTCCGGTTTTCGGCACGCGCCTTCGCGGATCTTCGTCGTGCATGGCGAACCGGAGGCCTCCGAGGCGCTGCGCGTACGCATCGACAAGGAGAACGGCTGGCCTGTCTCGGTGCCGCGCTTCGGGCAGGTGTTCGAACTATGAACGCGCGTGATGCCCAGGTGGCCGATTCGCCGCCGACGCTACGCGCTCGGCGCCTGGGGCTTTATGCCCAACACCAGTCGATTGCGGTCATGCGCACGGATTGCCACGTGTGCCGCGCCGAGGGACTCGCCTCACGATCGCAGGTGTTGCTTTCGGCCGGTGGGCGACAGGTGCAGGCAGTGCTCTATCAGGCCGATGGCGATCTGGTTGCGCCAGGCGAAGCCGCACTCTCCGAATCCGCCTGGGAACGGCTGGGCGTCGCCGAGGGCGCCCCCATTGAGGTCTCCCATGCCCCCGCCCTGGACTCCTTGGCCAGCGTTCGACGGCGGATCTATGGCCATCGGCTCGATGCGGCCGCGCTGCAAGCCGTCGTCGCGGACGTGACGGCGGGACGCTACACGGACGTGCATCTAGCCGCGTTCCTGACGGCCAGTGCGGCCCTGCCGCTGGACGAACAGGAAACGGTCGATCTGACCGCCGCGATGATCGATGCCGGGGAGCGCCTGACGTGGAACGCTCCGGTGGTGGTGGACAAGCACTGCATCGGCGGACTGCCAGGCAACCGGACCACGCCGATCGTCGTCGCCATCGTGGCAGCCCACGGCCTGGTGATGCCCAAGACCTCATCGCGCGCGATCACGTCGCCGGCGGGCACCGCCGACACCATGGAAACATTGGCGCCTGTGGATCTTGACCTGGCCACCATGCGGCGCGTCGTGGATCAGGAAGGCGGCTGCATCGCCTGGGGCGGTGCTGTGCATCTCAGTCCCGCCGACGACATCTTCGTTCGCGTGGAACGGGAACTGGACGTGGACACCGAGGGGCAATTGATCGCCTCCGTGCTGTCCAAGAAGATCGCGGCGGGCTCCAATCACGTCGTGCTCGATATCCCGGTCGGGCCGACCGCCAAGGTCCGCACGGAGGAAGCCGCAGATCGGCTGGGCGACCGCCTGATCGCGGTCGCCGCGCACTTCGGGTTGGCCGCGACGTGCATCCGCACCGACGGCAGCCAGCCGGTGGGCCGAGGGATCGGCCCCGCCCTCGAAGCGCACGATATTCTCGCCGTCCTTCAGAACAAACCCGATGCGCCCGGCGATCTGCGGCACCGGGCCGCAGTGCTCGCCGGCGCCGCGCTCGAAATCGGCGGCGCGGCAGAGCCAGGAGCAGGCTATGCGCTGGCCTTGGCCACCTTGGCTGACGGTCAGGCCTGGACGAAGTTCCAGCGGATCTGCCAGGCGCAGGGCGGCATGCGCGAGCCGCCCAGGGCCTTGCACATCCGGCCCCTGACTGCGGCGCGTGCTGGGAGGATCGTCCAGATCAACAACCGCAAGATTGCCCAGCTCGCTAAGTTGGCCGGTGCGCCCGAGGCCAAGGCCGCCGGCGTCACCATGGAGGTCATGCTGGGAGCTGACGTCGGCATCGGACAGCCGCTGCTTCAGTTGTACGCCGACACCGCGGGTGAACTGGCCTATGCCATGGAATATGCGTCCCGGAACCCGGACATCATCGAAATCGCGACTTGAGACGTCGCGGCAGTATCTCCATTGGAGGCCAAGATGCGCCCACGTGAAACTCTGACTCGTTCAGCGAAGCGCGCTGCGGGCAGATCCAGAAGCGAAAGGGCTGTTCACGCATCACCCGTGGCAGCCGTGCCGTCGGTGTCGACAGATCATTCCGCCGAACAAGCGCTTGCAGGTTCTGCCGTGTACGACTTCGCTCAGGCAGTGGGCTACTCGCGTGACGTGTTCGAGCGCGCGGTGCTGTTCTGGGACACGCTGCGCCAGCGGGCCGACGACATGATCGCCCACGAGCGCGCGGGCAAGCCTCCGCTGCTGGACTTCGACTACGAAACCCTCCTCGATGCCCGGCGCTTCGAGCGTCCGGCCAACTACGCGCTCCTTCGCATCACGCGGGCCGGGGACCACTGCATCGAAGACTGCCTGGATGCCTCCAGGCCGCCCGTGGTGGTCGTCGATCCGCGTGCCGGACATGGCCCAGGCATCGGCGGCTTCAAGACCGACTCCGAAGTCGGTATCGCGCTGCATCGCGGCCATGCCGTTTACTTCGTCTCGTTTTATCCTGAACCATGTCCCGGCCAGACGCTCGCGGACGTGTTGCAGGCGCTGCGGCGCTTCGTGGAGGAAGAGGCGAGGCGCCATCCCGGCCTGCCTCCTGTGCTGTACGGCAACTGCCAGGCGGGTTGGGCGCTCACGCTGCTCGCGGCGGACTGCCAGGGCCTGAGCGGGCCAGTCGTGCTCAACGGATCGCCGCTGTCCTACTGGGCGGGCGCCGCGGGTATGAACCCGATGCGGCTCGCCGGAGGATTCGTGGGCGGCGTGTGGATGACCCATCTGCTCGCGGATCTGGGCAATGGTCGTTTCGACGGCGCCTGGCTCATCCAGAACTTCGAGAATCTCAAGCCGGAAGGCGTGTGGGAGAAGTACGCCAACCTCTTCGCTCATGTGGATACCGAGCGTGATCGCTTCCTCCAGTTCGAGCGCTGGTGGAATGCCTGGTACTTCATGAGCCGCGAAGAGATCGTCGCCATTGTCGAGAACCTGTTCATCGGCAACCGTCTTGAGGAAGGCAAACTGCGGATCGACGAGCACTGCGCCGTCGACCTGAAGCGCATCCGCAACCCGCTGGTGGTCTTCGCCTCCTACGGTGACAACATCACGCCGCCTCACCAGGCACTGGGCTGGATTCCCGTGGTCTATCCCGACACGAACGCGCTCAAGCAGGCGGATCAGCGCATCGTCTACCTGACCAACCCGCATGTTGGTCACCTGGGGATCTTCGTCTCCGCGAAGGTCGCCCGCTTCGAGCATCGGGCCATCCTGGAGACCCTGGCGGACGTCGAGGCATTGGCCCCGGGCCTCTACGAGATGAGGATCGACAACCCTACCGGCGACCCGGATTGCGCGCGGTCGCAGTACACCGTCCGTTTCGAGGAGCGACAGGTCGAGGACCTGCGGTTCGATGTCCCTAGTGCAGCGTTCGAGAAAGTGCGAGGGATGTCGGAGACGAACGAATTGTTCTACAAGACGTTCGTGAGTCCCGTCGTGAGCGCCATGAGCAATCCCTGGAGCGCCCCGGCGCTGGAATGGCTGCATCCGATGCGCACCAGCCGCTACCTGCTTTCGGAGGCCTTCAGCCCTTGGATGCACGCCGTCGCGGCCCTGGCGCCCCTGATCAGGAAGGAGCGGACGCCATTGCCCGCGGACAACCCCTTCGCGGCGCAGGAGCAGGCGGTGATCGCGCAGGTTACCCAGGCCATCGAAGATGGGCGCAAGCATCGCGACGAGGCGATGGAATGGTGGTTCGCGCTTGTGTTCGGCGCCATGCCGAGAAGGCTCGGCGCGGCCTGACGATTCGTGGTCGCGGCTTGGTTGCGTAGTGGATCGGCGGATGAAGGCTTAGGCGCCAGTCGTCACAAGTGACCGGAGCGCGAGATCGCCAGAACCAGGCGTAGCGACAGCAATAGGGCCAGCAAATACGCGACGACCGCGAACAACGGCATGTCGCCCCAGATGCGAGGCCCAATGCTGTGCTGCATCAAGAGCGATCCAGCAAGGTAAAGCCCCAGCGTGATCAACGCGACCGACAGTCTGTTGCCGGTCCGGCTGATGTTGGCCTGCAATGCCTCAAGCCCCCGGTGGTACATGGTCAGGCTCGGCCTGCCATCATCCACCATCGCCGACCTGAGCAGTTCTGATGCGATCGTCGACAAGCTGTCGGCCGTGCGCGCAGCACGCTCGGCCACCGGCCGCCGGCTGCGGCTCGCCTCCTTGCTCAACGAAGCTGCAAGGGTTTCGCGGTGGAGCTCGAAACTTCCCAGCAGGTTGAACTCCGGATCGAGCTGGCGAATCGTGTTCTCGACCAGGAACAGTGTTCGGATCAGGACCAGCAGATGCCGGGGCAGCCGGAAACGCTCTCCTCCGCCCAGGCTTGAGATCCGCCACACCATCTCGGCCAGCGACCACTCGGTGACGGGCAGGCTCTCCAGTTTGTCGAGAATCTCGCCGATGGCGCGCGTGTACTCGCGACGGTCCACGGGTGCAACGATGAAACCCAGAAGAAGCGCCGAATCCAGCACCTCGTCCGCATCCGCATAGGGCACGGCAGCGATCATGCGTGCGAGTGCCAGCCGCGCCTTTGGATCTAGGTATCCGATCGAGCCGAAGTCATGAAGGCACAGTCGCCCATCCGCCATCGCGAACAGGTTTCCTGGATGTGGGTCGGCGTGGTACACGCCGCGAACGAACAAGAGGTGCAGATAGGCATTGAACAACTGATCGGCAATGGCGCGCCCTCGGTCGCTTCCGGCGAAGTCGGTGACGACGACGCCGCTGCTGTATTCCTGAACCAGTACGTTAGGCGAGACATAGGGCTCGACGACGCGGGGCATCATGACGCCTGGCAGCCCCGCGATTGCTGACTGCAAACGCCGCATATTCCGCGCTTCGTGATCCAGATCGATTTCTGCAAGCAACTGCATGCCGAGTTCGTCGATCAGCGCCAGCGGCTGTTGCCGCCTGAGCTGCGGCCACACAGGAAGCAAAATCCTCACCAGCAAGCGCAGCAGCAGAAGATCGGTCTTGACCTGGGAGACGACACCGGGGCGGCGAACCTTGACCACGGCTTCTTGCCCGTCGTGCGTACGGGCTCGATGAACCTGGGCCACGGACGCTGCAGCAAAGGGAATTGCATCGAACCGTGCGAACAGCGTTGCCGCCGGTTGACCGAACGCATCTTTGATGGCAGCTTCGGCAAGCTGCGACGAGAACGGCGGCACCCGGTTATGCAAGTCCTCCAGCACCACGCGGTACGCGTCGGGCAGCATGTCGCGACGCAAGCTCAAGCCTTGACCGAGCTTCACGAAAGTCGTGCCCAGCCCCTCCAGCGTCTCGCGCAATCGCTCCGCCAGCACCGATGGCGTGGTCTTCCGCAGGCGCCACCATGCCAAACCGAATCCAAGGGCAGCGACCACAATCTGAATGCCACGACGCAACGATGAGATTCGGGGTGGACGCATATGACCTTCGATTTCGTGTTCGATGGCCTGATGCGGGTTGCATTCCAGGCCCTCCTACGATGGCACCACCCCGCCATCTCCCCAACCCCAAACGCATCTACGTCAGAACCACAAGCGCAGGCCGACCACCCAGCGGTTGTCGGTTCGGGAATGACCGCTGAGCCTGCGCAGGTCGGACGTCTCGCCGAAGCTCCATTCGCGCTCGAACCCGATATAGGGCGCGAACTGCCGCGTGATCTCGTAGCGCAATCGCACACCTCCTTCTACCGTGCTCAAGCCTGACCCGATGACTTCCGCCGGATCGGACTGCCCGAACCAGTTGGCTTCGACACCCCAGCTTGCGATCAGCCGGTTGGTGAACAGCATGTCGTACTCGGCCTCGACGATCGCCGCCGTCTTGCCGCCTTCTGCGACGTAACCCGTTGCGGAAACCTCGAACTTATAGGGCGCCAGCCCCTGAACGCCGAACGCGGCCCAGGTGCGCGGCGTTCCGCCTCCGCCGAAGTCACCGAAATCCCGGCGCACGCCCACCACGGCATCCCACCAGGGATGGATCGCGCGTCCGTACATCGCCTCCACCCGCGCGCGCTGCAGGTTCTCGTCCAGGGCGTGCCCCTTGGTCCTCAGCCAGAGGCGGTTGATGTCGCTACCGACCCAGCCGATTCCCTCCCAGGCGATCTCCCTGCCTTCATCCGTGTTCGCCCCTTCCAGCTGATCCATAAGCCAGAAGGAGTTCAGGCTGGTTCCATGCTTGTGGTAGTCCTTCAGCGTCGGAAATGCCGCCAGGCGATCGGCATCCGTGACGGCGGGGATGGGTTCGCGTGGCGAGTCGAACACCCCCATCCGGGAATGATCCATCTGCGAATGGTCGACCTGCGAATGGTCGACCTGCGGACGATCATGCTGCGAATGATCCATCTGCGAGTGGTCGACCTGTGGGCGACCATGCTGTCCATGATCCATCTGCGAGTGGTCCATGCCGGCATTGGGAGACTGCGCTGTCGTCGCGTCCTCTTCCTGCTGGTTCGCAGTCGGACTCGACGGGACAGGCTGGCCATGACCGGCGTGCTGCGCGTGGGCGCCGACAGGAGGGAGCAGCAATGCTGCGGCCAGCGCAGCCCAACGCATCGATGTTCTCACGCTCGTCATTCTTCGACCCTCACTTCCCGGAACATCCCGGATTCCATGTGGAAGAAGAGATGGCAGTGGTAGGCCCAGCGACCGAGCGCGTCGGCGCGCACCCGGTAGCTGCGCTTCGTGCCCGGCGGCATGTCGATGGTGTGCTTGCGCAAGTGGAAGTTGCCCTGTTCGTCCTCAAGATCGCTCCACAGGCCATGCAGATGGATCGGATGCGACATCATGGTGTCGTTCACCAGCACGATGCGCATGCGTTCGCCGTAGTTGAGGCGCAGCGGCTCGGCGTCGGCGAACTTGATCCCATCGAACGACCAGGCAAAGCGCTCCATGTGGCCGGTCAGGTGCAGCTCCACCGTGCGCCCCGGCTCGCGACCGTCGGGGTCTTCGAACAGGCTCTTCAGGTCGGCATACGTCGCCACCTTGCGGTCGTTGCCGCGCAGACCGATCCCAGGATCGGACAGTCGCGGCTCCGGCGTCATGGTCCGCATGTCCACCAGGGGATTGCCCGTTTCGCTGGCCGGATGAGTCTGCATCTGCATGCCGCCGCCTTCATGCGCGGAGTGCGCGCCTGGTGCGGCCGGAACGCCGTGCCCGGCATGCGGATCGGCGGCCACGGCCCCCGCCCCGTGGCCCGCGTGGGGGTCCGGCGCCGGCGCGGCGCCATGCCCGGCATGCGGATCGGCCGATGCGGCCGCCAGTCCGGAATGGGCACCGTGGCCGCCATGCCCCATGTCGGCCATGGTCAGCAGCGGCCGCGGGTCCACCGCCGGTACCGGAGCACGCAAGCCCTCGCGGACCGCAAGCGTGCCACTGACGTAGCCGGTGCGCGCGGAGTCTTGGGCGAAGATCGTGAAGGCGTCCTGCCCGGTAGGCTCGACGATCACGTCGAAGGTTTCGGCAGTGGCGATGCGCAGCTCGTCCACCGTCAGCGGGTGGACGTACTGGCCGTCGACCTCGACGACCGTCATCTTCAGGCCCGGGATGCGGACGTCGAAGTAGGTCATCGCCGCACCGTTGATGAAACGCAGGCGCACCTTCTCACCGGCACGGAAAAGTCCCGTCCAGTTGCCCAGCGACGTGGTCCCGTTTATCAGGTAGGTGTAGGTATGCGCGTTGACGTCGGACAGGTCCGTCGGCGTCATGCGCATGCGTCCCCATGCCTCGCGATCGCTTAGCGTCGCGCTCAAGCCGTCCCGGCGCACGTCGCGGAAGAAGTCGCCCACCGTACGCTGGTAGTAATTGTCGTACTCCGACAGCTTCTTCAGCCGGGCGAACAGGCGCGCCGGGTCCATGTCGGTCCAATCGGACAGGAAGACCACGTAGTCTCGATCGTAGGAGAACGGAGGCGGATCGATGGGGTCGATGATCAGCGGCCCGTACATGCCGCCCTGTTCCTGGAACCCCGAATGACTGTGGTACCAGTAGGTTCCGCTCTGGCGGACATCGAACTCGTACAGGTAGCTCTCGCCGCGGTTGATGCCGTCGAAGCTGAAGCCGGGAACCCCATCCATGTTGGCGGGCAGCAGGATGCCGTGCCAGTGGATCGACGTCGCGTCGCCGTGGATCGAGCCGGGGGGAAGGTCATTCCGGGCCCTGAGCTGCACCCGCGTGCCTTCGCGCCAGCGCAGGATCGGTGCAGGCACCGAGCCGTTGACGGTGATGGCGGGCCGCGTCTTGCCCGTGTAGTTGACCAGGGTCTCGCCTATGGTCAGGTCGAACTGCGTGCCCGACAGGACTTCGAGCTGGCCAGGGGAGCGGAGCGCCCAGCTCTGCTTCGGCCAAAGTCCCAGGCCCAGCACTGCGCCACCCGCTGCCAATCCTTGAACGAACTGCCTTCGAGACAGCAGCAGCTGCTCGGCGGCGTTCGTGCCTGAAAGTCTGGATCGCATGCATGACCTCCTATGATCGGTATCGGCTGACATCGAGCCCGCCCGGCCCATCGCCACGATCTGGGTGCCGGCCACGCGCGCCGGAGAAAGCGCCAGCGTGGTGAGGAACGCGGGTCAGCGTGCGCATGACAAGCCACGTGACGGTGGCCGGAATGCTTGCCAGATGGGCCGCACAGGATCCAGGCAACGGTCGGGGTTGAACGCAAGGGCGTGGTGCTCGCGTCATGGTGACCAGCCTAGGAGGGGGTCACTTTCGGCGGGATGACCCATCCATTACATTCCCGTCATTTCATGGTCATTCGCCCTGCCAGAGGCCTCGATGCTTGGGCGGTTGCGCCTTACCCCCGCTGGGCCTTGCGCTTGCCGACACCACGGTCGTCGACCGCGCCGCGTCGGCGCTTGGGTTCTTTCGCCGCCGCCGCAGACGGCTGTTCGAGATCGGC encodes the following:
- a CDS encoding copper resistance protein B; its protein translation is MGVFDSPREPIPAVTDADRLAAFPTLKDYHKHGTSLNSFWLMDQLEGANTDEGREIAWEGIGWVGSDINRLWLRTKGHALDENLQRARVEAMYGRAIHPWWDAVVGVRRDFGDFGGGGTPRTWAAFGVQGLAPYKFEVSATGYVAEGGKTAAIVEAEYDMLFTNRLIASWGVEANWFGQSDPAEVIGSGLSTVEGGVRLRYEITRQFAPYIGFEREWSFGETSDLRRLSGHSRTDNRWVVGLRLWF
- a CDS encoding DUF3141 domain-containing protein translates to MAAVPSVSTDHSAEQALAGSAVYDFAQAVGYSRDVFERAVLFWDTLRQRADDMIAHERAGKPPLLDFDYETLLDARRFERPANYALLRITRAGDHCIEDCLDASRPPVVVVDPRAGHGPGIGGFKTDSEVGIALHRGHAVYFVSFYPEPCPGQTLADVLQALRRFVEEEARRHPGLPPVLYGNCQAGWALTLLAADCQGLSGPVVLNGSPLSYWAGAAGMNPMRLAGGFVGGVWMTHLLADLGNGRFDGAWLIQNFENLKPEGVWEKYANLFAHVDTERDRFLQFERWWNAWYFMSREEIVAIVENLFIGNRLEEGKLRIDEHCAVDLKRIRNPLVVFASYGDNITPPHQALGWIPVVYPDTNALKQADQRIVYLTNPHVGHLGIFVSAKVARFEHRAILETLADVEALAPGLYEMRIDNPTGDPDCARSQYTVRFEERQVEDLRFDVPSAAFEKVRGMSETNELFYKTFVSPVVSAMSNPWSAPALEWLHPMRTSRYLLSEAFSPWMHAVAALAPLIRKERTPLPADNPFAAQEQAVIAQVTQAIEDGRKHRDEAMEWWFALVFGAMPRRLGAA
- a CDS encoding copper resistance system multicopper oxidase, which translates into the protein MRSRLSGTNAAEQLLLSRRQFVQGLAAGGAVLGLGLWPKQSWALRSPGQLEVLSGTQFDLTIGETLVNYTGKTRPAITVNGSVPAPILRWREGTRVQLRARNDLPPGSIHGDATSIHWHGILLPANMDGVPGFSFDGINRGESYLYEFDVRQSGTYWYHSHSGFQEQGGMYGPLIIDPIDPPPFSYDRDYVVFLSDWTDMDPARLFARLKKLSEYDNYYQRTVGDFFRDVRRDGLSATLSDREAWGRMRMTPTDLSDVNAHTYTYLINGTTSLGNWTGLFRAGEKVRLRFINGAAMTYFDVRIPGLKMTVVEVDGQYVHPLTVDELRIATAETFDVIVEPTGQDAFTIFAQDSARTGYVSGTLAVREGLRAPVPAVDPRPLLTMADMGHGGHGAHSGLAAASADPHAGHGAAPAPDPHAGHGAGAVAADPHAGHGVPAAPGAHSAHEGGGMQMQTHPASETGNPLVDMRTMTPEPRLSDPGIGLRGNDRKVATYADLKSLFEDPDGREPGRTVELHLTGHMERFAWSFDGIKFADAEPLRLNYGERMRIVLVNDTMMSHPIHLHGLWSDLEDEQGNFHLRKHTIDMPPGTKRSYRVRADALGRWAYHCHLFFHMESGMFREVRVEE
- a CDS encoding thymidine phosphorylase family protein, with the protein product MNARDAQVADSPPTLRARRLGLYAQHQSIAVMRTDCHVCRAEGLASRSQVLLSAGGRQVQAVLYQADGDLVAPGEAALSESAWERLGVAEGAPIEVSHAPALDSLASVRRRIYGHRLDAAALQAVVADVTAGRYTDVHLAAFLTASAALPLDEQETVDLTAAMIDAGERLTWNAPVVVDKHCIGGLPGNRTTPIVVAIVAAHGLVMPKTSSRAITSPAGTADTMETLAPVDLDLATMRRVVDQEGGCIAWGGAVHLSPADDIFVRVERELDVDTEGQLIASVLSKKIAAGSNHVVLDIPVGPTAKVRTEEAADRLGDRLIAVAAHFGLAATCIRTDGSQPVGRGIGPALEAHDILAVLQNKPDAPGDLRHRAAVLAGAALEIGGAAEPGAGYALALATLADGQAWTKFQRICQAQGGMREPPRALHIRPLTAARAGRIVQINNRKIAQLAKLAGAPEAKAAGVTMEVMLGADVGIGQPLLQLYADTAGELAYAMEYASRNPDIIEIAT
- a CDS encoding AarF/UbiB family protein, which codes for MRRGIQIVVAALGFGLAWWRLRKTTPSVLAERLRETLEGLGTTFVKLGQGLSLRRDMLPDAYRVVLEDLHNRVPPFSSQLAEAAIKDAFGQPAATLFARFDAIPFAAASVAQVHRARTHDGQEAVVKVRRPGVVSQVKTDLLLLRLLVRILLPVWPQLRRQQPLALIDELGMQLLAEIDLDHEARNMRRLQSAIAGLPGVMMPRVVEPYVSPNVLVQEYSSGVVVTDFAGSDRGRAIADQLFNAYLHLLFVRGVYHADPHPGNLFAMADGRLCLHDFGSIGYLDPKARLALARMIAAVPYADADEVLDSALLLGFIVAPVDRREYTRAIGEILDKLESLPVTEWSLAEMVWRISSLGGGERFRLPRHLLVLIRTLFLVENTIRQLDPEFNLLGSFELHRETLAASLSKEASRSRRPVAERAARTADSLSTIASELLRSAMVDDGRPSLTMYHRGLEALQANISRTGNRLSVALITLGLYLAGSLLMQHSIGPRIWGDMPLFAVVAYLLALLLSLRLVLAISRSGHL